The genomic region AGATCACACCGGTGGCCCCGACCCGTAACACACCTCCGACGCTCGCCGGCCTGCCCGAAGCCGCTCAAGGCAAGTTCGACACCATGGTGCTCCAGTTCGAGTTCACCCTGACGGATCAGGAGTCGCCCGACGACATCGCGGTGCGAGCGACCTCGTCGAACACGTCGCTCATTCCCAGCGCTTCGGCCAGACGTGACGACGCGAATCGCACCAAGTGGTGGTTGACGCTCGTGGCCAACCCCGCGGCGTCGGGTGAATCCCAAATCGACATCGTCGCCACCGACAAGGACGGCGAACGCGCCACACACCGGATGCGGGTCACGATCAACCGCGAGCCACCGATGAGCCAGCACTTGGCCGATGCCCAGGCGCTGGCCAAGGAGCGACGGTTCGAACCGATGCTCGACAAGCTGTTGAGCGCCGCCCGCCAAGCCAAAACCTTCGCCGAGATCCGTGAACTCCGCGACGTTTCGGAGCCTTTGCTGCGTGAACTGCGTGCCGAACTTTCGGACCCCGACCAACGCGAACGGCTTATCCCCGGGCTGCGGTCGGAGCTGCTCACCCTCGCCGAGGTCACCGACGGCCCGACCGCGCGCTTGTTGATCGTCGAGACGATTCTGCGCTACAAAGATCCGCCATATGGCGTGCAGTTGGTAGGGGTTCGAGACGTCACCAGGATCCAGGATTTCGGGCTCGCACTGTCGAACGCGGTCGAAGCGGCCGAGGGCGGCGAGGTCGAAGCCATGGTGTACGCCGGCGACATTCTCACGCAGCACCAAGCGGGCGGCCCGAACCGGCGTTTGGCCGACGTGAAACTCGGCGCGACGTACCTGCAGCGTGGGGCCGATCAGAATCACGTCCCGGCCATGGCGCGCCTGGGCATTTATCTCCGACAGGCCGCGGTACAACGCCCCGAGGGTGATCGACAACGTGCCATCCTGCTCAACGATGCGACAAGCTTACTGCAGCGCGCGGCCAACGCCGGCCACGCCGCCGCCGCCCACGAGTACGCGATTTACCTGCTCAACTACGCTAACGATCAGAACGCTGGCCTGCGCTACCTCCGCCAGGCCGCCCGTGCCGGCTATCCCCCCGCCGTCGCCGGTGCCAAGCAGCTCGGCATTTCATACTGACCCGCGCGGCCGCGTGCCTAGCGCAGCGCATCCTCGTTCACGATCCGGGCGTTCATGCCGGCGGGAATCAGCACCTGTTCCATCACCCACAATGGCGGGTCCGCCGGGTCGCCGTTGGCGTCGACATACTCGACATAGAACCCGCCCCCCGGGTCGTAGCTGCGCAGGATGTTTTTGAGTTGCTTGGCCGTCATCGAGAGTCGGCCGACACGGACACGCCCGACGCCGTTGGCGGTGAAACGGACCCAGTTGCCGTTGGTGTTGGCGCGCGGGTGAACGGCGCGGAAACGTTCGTCGATCAGGTCGTGGTGGTAGGTCGGGTCGGTGCGGGTCGGCCCGTAAGAAAAGTTGAGTTGTTCTCGGTACGCGTTGAGCACATCGGCCCGCATGCGCTTGGTGTTGGCCTCGTGATCGTCGTACCACGTGGTGCTGCCGAAGTCTCGACCGCCGATCAGATCACGCAGACGCCGCGCGGCGCCGGGTCCAGCGCCGACTTCATTCTGAAACCGCCACGCCAAGTACACCGCCGACGCGACCGCGCCGTTGACGACCATGTGCTCGTCGTAATCGACAAAGCCCAGGTCGGGCGCCATGAGCAGAAACTGCTCCAACGGCATCATCGTGATCTGGTCATCGAGAACGGCACGGCAAAGCTCGCGCACCGGGTCCGGGCCGTCTGTCGTGCGCGTCCCGCTGCGGTTGAGGTACCAGCGTGCGTTGATGTCAGCGTCGGTCCACGCGACCCAAACGTCGCCCTCGATCGGCAGTGCGATCAAATTGAAATACGTCTGCCCGGTCGAACCCTGAAAGCGGTTGGGAAAGACCAACTCGTTGGTCGCGTCCGCCGCCGCGGCAGCGGCGTCGGCCAGGGCACGCTCGGCGTCGGCCTTGGCTTTGGCGGCGAGTCGGGCGAACTCGGCGGCGGCGCGACGGAGTTCATCCTCGGCGGCGGCTTTGTCGGCTTGGGCTTGTGCGGCAAGCCTCGCCGCGTCGGCCAGTTCGGCACGCAGCTGCTTGGCGTCGGCGAGGGCTTGGTCGAGTTGTTCCGTCGGCACCAACGCCGCGCCGCCCGCGCCACCGCCGCCGGCTTGTCCGAGCTTGAGCACCAGTGCCATCACGATCACGATGAACAGCACCAGCGTGCAGAAGATCAAGTCACTGAACGACTCGTAGAACGAACCCTCGGACCGTCGCGGGACGAGCTTCATCCCGCACCGTCCATGCGTCGGTAGTACCCCTCGCCCTCGAGCCGCGCCGCCGTTCGGCGCATCGCCGGCAGGACGTACACCTCGGTCAGTTCCGAGAGGTGGGCCATGAACCGGAGGATGTTGGCATCGATCACGTTAGTGAGAATGCGCAGCACCACGCCGCCGAAGATCGCGCCGAAGAGCGTGGTGTAGAACGCGGTGGAGAGGCCGCTCACCGTGATCTGCATCTGGGTCTGCAACGCGTCCATGTCCGACGCGTCGGTGCCGAGGACGCCGCTGAGCCCGCCGATGGAAATGAGCAGGCCGATGATCGTACCGATGAGACCGAGCGTGATGAGGATGCTGCCGAGCAGTTCGACGACCTTGTTGCGTGCGACGAGCCGGGCGTGGGTGATCTCGATCAGCGAGTCCTGCTGGATGTTGGTGTCGGAGAGGAAGATCGTGTGCAGCGACCGGATGTGCGAACGAAACACGCTCGGCTCGCTGTGCTTGAGAAAGTTGGCCACGTCGTTGAGTTCGACGAGCTGCTTGACCTGCTTGCTCGCCAGCTTCGCCTCACGGTCGAGGCTGCGAATGTCGTTGAAGCTCTTGATCAACGCGCCGAGGAACAGCGCGACGATGACGATCACCATGTAGTCGAGCCACGGCACGATCCGCCCGAACCAGTACGCTCCGGCCAAAACGCATCCGCCGATCAGGCATACGAAAAACCACAGTAGCCACTGCCACTTGCCGGTGATGCCCGAGAGCTGGTTGGGGTAGGGCGACTCCATGGCGCGGGTCACTTCTTCCGTGCCTGCACGACGATGTAATGCACCTTCGTCGGCATGAGGCTCGACACCTTCACGGGGATGGTCAGCTCGGTGATGTTCGGCTCGGCGACGTGGAAGAAGCTGCCGTAGTAGGCGTTGACGAACTCCTCGGGGCCGACCGGGACGCGATTGATGCCTTCGGTGTCGTTGCCGATGATGAACTGCATGCCATGGCCGCCGCGCTCACTGCAGACGACCATGACGACCGGGCCCTGGCCCTTGACGATGATCTCCTCCTGGATCGGTGCCCGGCCCAGATCGAACGAGCCTTCGTTGACGACCACCAACTCCCGCCCGGCCATGACCGCCGGCATGTTCGCACGCAGCGCATCGAACTCGCTGCTTGCCAGGACTTTCATGAACCGCTGCGGGTCTTCGATGCCGCGCTCGAAGAGCGACTTGAACCGCGCTTCCCAGGCTTCGTTCCGCTTGGCCTGAGCTTCGGTGGCTTCGCCGTCGCGTAGCTCGGTGAGATAGCGGACCGGGGCCGCATAGCCGAAGCCCGACACCGAGAGCCGCGACCCGTCGGCGGAGATGCCCTGCATGTCGTTACCGAAGTTGAGCGCGACGACCTTGCCTTCGCCGTTGACGATCGGACTACCGCTGGCACCGCCGAGGCTTGGCAGGTCGTGACGGATGAACACTTCGCTGCCGCTGGTCGAGTCGTCGAGCGCGAGGCCGGAGAAGCCGGTAAGCGCGCCCTTCTTGGTCACCGGCGTCGGCGCGTCGTAGTTGACGCTC from Planctomycetota bacterium harbors:
- a CDS encoding MotA/TolQ/ExbB proton channel family protein — translated: MESPYPNQLSGITGKWQWLLWFFVCLIGGCVLAGAYWFGRIVPWLDYMVIVIVALFLGALIKSFNDIRSLDREAKLASKQVKQLVELNDVANFLKHSEPSVFRSHIRSLHTIFLSDTNIQQDSLIEITHARLVARNKVVELLGSILITLGLIGTIIGLLISIGGLSGVLGTDASDMDALQTQMQITVSGLSTAFYTTLFGAIFGGVVLRILTNVIDANILRFMAHLSELTEVYVLPAMRRTAARLEGEGYYRRMDGAG